One genomic segment of Actinoplanes ianthinogenes includes these proteins:
- a CDS encoding DUF1702 family protein, producing the protein MGIVAGIRRRILTPNVSQTSMAVRGFHVKSDTARDRLETVGRTFLEGYALAAEARRPGDAVPGLEEIPTEFKGFAYEGAGMAFAVRDGLPFGGKHTQRFLEGPGEPHIYMAYVGVGWAMARLPRARWSTLYAPDPLLRWLVLDGYGFYQAYFKTDKYVAGQYRSDRSPWPDDDYRRYAAHAIDQGVGRAMWFVAGTDARRLHAMVQAFPEHRRADLYAGTGLAATYAGGADEAELLWLREAVGEYAGDLAQGASFAAGARVRAGLVVPHNEVATRVFCGRTPAEASRINDDALIDLDHQGTVPAYEQWRQRIKQSYRPAAVTSGESA; encoded by the coding sequence ATGGGAATCGTCGCGGGAATACGTCGTCGAATTCTTACCCCGAATGTCTCGCAGACCAGCATGGCGGTGCGTGGCTTCCACGTGAAGAGCGACACCGCCCGGGACCGGCTGGAAACCGTCGGCCGCACGTTCCTGGAGGGTTACGCGCTGGCCGCCGAGGCGCGCCGGCCCGGTGACGCCGTGCCGGGGCTGGAGGAGATCCCCACCGAGTTCAAGGGCTTCGCGTACGAGGGCGCCGGCATGGCGTTCGCGGTGCGCGACGGCCTGCCCTTCGGTGGCAAGCACACGCAGCGGTTCCTCGAGGGACCCGGTGAGCCGCACATCTACATGGCGTACGTCGGGGTGGGCTGGGCGATGGCCCGCCTGCCCCGGGCCCGCTGGTCCACCCTGTACGCCCCGGATCCGCTGCTGCGCTGGCTCGTCCTCGACGGCTACGGGTTCTACCAGGCCTACTTCAAGACCGACAAGTACGTGGCCGGGCAGTACCGCTCGGACCGGTCCCCGTGGCCGGACGACGACTACCGCCGGTACGCCGCCCACGCCATCGACCAGGGGGTCGGCCGGGCCATGTGGTTCGTCGCCGGCACCGACGCGCGGCGGCTGCACGCCATGGTGCAGGCGTTCCCCGAGCACCGGCGGGCGGACCTGTACGCCGGCACCGGCCTGGCGGCGACCTACGCCGGCGGCGCCGACGAGGCGGAGTTGCTCTGGCTGCGCGAGGCCGTCGGCGAGTACGCCGGCGACCTGGCACAGGGTGCTTCCTTCGCGGCCGGGGCGCGGGTCCGGGCCGGCCTGGTGGTGCCGCACAACGAGGTCGCCACCCGGGTCTTCTGCGGGCGTACCCCGGCCGAGGCGTCGCGGATCAACGACGACGCGCTGATCGACCTGGACCACCAGGGCACCGTGCCCGCCTACGAGCAGTGGCGGCAGCGGATCAAGCAGTCGTACCGGCCGGCGGCCGTGACCTCGGGGGAGTCGGCATGA
- a CDS encoding DUF1702 family protein, translated as MSILGALRRLVLAPALRSVTFSSRGFPVAPTAATQRMEAIPQSVICGFEWGIEARDRWELERRLELVEPEMRGFAYEGAAMACTVRDVMAGGRGHRSRDLLSGPGVPHTFLTYIGVGFAMARLPRIAWKQVLPDLTGTPYYPTMSWLAVDGYGFDLAYFHTREYVDQQRIPPPYPWLGRPDYFPRAVDQGIGRALWFIHGGGVAAVGVAVGRFAPERRADLWSGVGLAATFAGGAGADDLATLRDLAGEHWPHLAQGALFAAKARAFAGYTPPQTEAGTTALAGLPVAEAVRLADEVTGDGLTPAPGDYEDWRAGIRERLVARNSVPAAQ; from the coding sequence ATGTCGATCTTGGGTGCGCTCCGTCGGCTGGTCCTGGCCCCGGCGCTGCGGTCAGTGACGTTCTCCTCCCGCGGGTTCCCGGTCGCGCCGACCGCCGCGACCCAGCGCATGGAGGCCATCCCGCAGTCGGTGATCTGCGGCTTCGAGTGGGGGATCGAGGCGCGCGACCGGTGGGAGCTGGAGCGCCGGTTGGAACTGGTGGAGCCGGAGATGCGCGGTTTCGCCTACGAGGGCGCGGCGATGGCCTGCACGGTGCGTGACGTGATGGCCGGCGGGCGCGGGCACCGGTCGCGGGACCTGCTGTCCGGGCCGGGCGTGCCGCACACCTTCCTGACCTACATCGGGGTCGGTTTCGCGATGGCCCGGCTGCCCCGGATCGCCTGGAAGCAGGTGCTGCCGGACCTGACCGGCACGCCGTACTACCCGACGATGAGCTGGCTGGCCGTCGACGGATACGGCTTCGACCTGGCCTACTTCCACACCCGCGAGTACGTCGACCAGCAGCGGATCCCGCCGCCCTACCCGTGGCTGGGCCGGCCCGACTACTTCCCGCGCGCCGTCGACCAGGGCATCGGCCGGGCGCTGTGGTTCATCCACGGCGGCGGCGTGGCGGCGGTCGGCGTGGCGGTCGGCCGGTTCGCCCCGGAGCGCCGGGCGGACCTGTGGAGTGGCGTCGGCCTGGCCGCCACCTTCGCCGGTGGCGCCGGCGCGGACGACCTGGCCACGCTCCGCGACCTGGCCGGCGAGCACTGGCCGCACCTGGCGCAGGGCGCGCTGTTCGCGGCCAAGGCCCGGGCGTTCGCCGGGTACACGCCGCCGCAGACCGAGGCCGGCACCACCGCGCTGGCCGGGCTGCCGGTCGCCGAGGCGGTCCGGCTGGCCGACGAGGTCACCGGTGACGGCCTGACTCCCGCGCCGGGCGACTACGAGGACTGGCGCGCCGGAATTCGCGAGCGCCTGGTGGCCCGGAACTCGGTTCCCGCCGCGCAATAA
- a CDS encoding helix-turn-helix domain-containing protein, producing the protein MQDVSERAVLRAIEAMEERMGEQLTVDDLARAALFSKFHFTRIFQRHTGVSPARFLSALRLQRAKDLLLSTTMNVADISVQVGYNSVGTFSSRFSRSVGMSPTTYRRHDGFAPAIQPGGDRRATWPSSSRLSCHVSLAEPDENAVIFLGMFADRIPEGRPVRCAVLHRPGSVRFDAVPQGSWYLLAQSVSAEAGWPGDSEDRADRAVAVASYGPFTVQPDSILSADIVLRRARALDPPVLLALLDARKQAMGVLRTAPSWADQAAA; encoded by the coding sequence ATGCAAGACGTTTCGGAACGGGCGGTCCTGCGCGCCATCGAAGCCATGGAAGAGCGCATGGGCGAGCAGCTGACGGTCGACGACCTGGCCCGGGCGGCCCTGTTCAGCAAGTTCCACTTCACCCGGATCTTCCAGCGGCACACCGGCGTCTCGCCGGCCCGGTTCCTCTCCGCTCTGCGTCTGCAGCGGGCCAAGGACCTGCTGCTGTCCACCACGATGAACGTCGCGGACATCAGCGTGCAGGTCGGTTACAACAGCGTCGGCACGTTCAGCTCGCGGTTCAGCCGCAGCGTCGGGATGTCGCCGACCACCTACCGTCGGCACGACGGTTTCGCCCCGGCCATCCAGCCGGGCGGCGACCGCCGCGCCACCTGGCCGTCCAGCAGCCGGCTCTCCTGTCACGTGAGCCTGGCGGAGCCGGACGAGAACGCGGTGATCTTCCTGGGCATGTTCGCCGACCGGATCCCGGAGGGGCGTCCGGTGCGGTGCGCGGTGCTGCACCGGCCCGGCTCGGTGCGCTTCGACGCGGTGCCGCAGGGCAGCTGGTACCTGCTCGCCCAGTCGGTGTCGGCCGAGGCGGGCTGGCCCGGCGACAGCGAGGACCGGGCGGACCGGGCGGTGGCGGTGGCCAGCTACGGACCGTTCACCGTCCAGCCGGACAGCATCCTGTCCGCCGACATCGTGCTGCGCCGCGCCCGGGCCCTCGATCCGCCGGTGCTGCTCGCCCTGCTGGACGCGCGCAAGCAGGCGATGGGCGTGCTGCGGACCGCGCCGAGCTGGGCCGACCAGGCCGCCGCCTGA
- a CDS encoding carboxymuconolactone decarboxylase family protein: MASIFALAVRRLVLRQVRHLGPVRPGRAPDRVAAVCRQMEAEFGMPAPPVALHAAAPEVLDAVWLVLRETLLAGDPADRAAKEAVAAAVSLANSCPYCVEVHGATLIGTRRDDDARRIAEGRLDEVRDPALRALAGWARDGAPIRLRADRAAIVTGVAVTFHYLNRVVNVFLPETPLADVPVGGRDAARRVAASVFGRLARAVVPPGRAVTGLPPRPLPDDLGWAAPVATIADALARAAAAIDEAGAAVLPAAVRDLVLARLADPAETGPGLAVDPWIAVRVAPLSPADRPAARLALLVAFASYRVTDRDIASLRAAGHGDDALVRVAAWAAMAAARRAACLLSGRVRPVTDIEAIQSE; the protein is encoded by the coding sequence GTGGCGTCGATCTTCGCGCTTGCCGTGCGCCGTCTCGTGCTTCGCCAGGTCCGGCACCTGGGGCCGGTGCGTCCCGGGAGGGCCCCGGATCGGGTGGCCGCGGTCTGCCGCCAGATGGAGGCGGAGTTCGGCATGCCGGCGCCGCCCGTGGCGCTGCACGCGGCCGCCCCCGAGGTGCTGGACGCGGTCTGGCTGGTGCTGCGCGAGACGCTGCTCGCCGGCGACCCGGCCGACCGGGCCGCGAAGGAGGCGGTCGCGGCGGCCGTCTCGCTCGCCAACTCCTGCCCGTACTGCGTGGAGGTGCACGGCGCGACGCTGATCGGCACCCGGCGCGACGACGACGCCCGGCGGATCGCCGAGGGCCGCCTCGACGAGGTGCGGGACCCCGCATTGCGGGCGCTGGCCGGCTGGGCCCGGGACGGTGCGCCGATCCGGCTCCGGGCCGACCGGGCGGCGATCGTCACCGGTGTCGCGGTCACCTTCCACTACCTCAACCGGGTGGTGAACGTCTTTCTCCCGGAGACCCCGCTGGCCGACGTGCCGGTCGGTGGCCGGGACGCCGCCCGCCGGGTGGCCGCATCTGTCTTCGGCCGCCTCGCCCGCGCGGTCGTGCCGCCCGGGCGGGCGGTGACCGGTCTGCCGCCGCGCCCGCTGCCGGACGACCTGGGCTGGGCCGCGCCGGTCGCCACGATCGCCGACGCGCTGGCCCGCGCCGCCGCGGCCATCGACGAGGCCGGCGCCGCGGTGCTCCCGGCGGCCGTCCGCGACCTGGTGCTCGCCCGGCTGGCCGATCCGGCGGAGACGGGGCCCGGCCTCGCTGTCGACCCCTGGATCGCGGTAAGGGTGGCACCCCTGTCGCCCGCCGACCGCCCCGCGGCCCGGCTGGCGCTGCTCGTGGCGTTCGCGTCCTACCGGGTGACCGACCGGGACATCGCGTCGCTGCGCGCGGCCGGGCACGGCGACGACGCGCTCGTACGGGTCGCTGCCTGGGCCGCCATGGCCGCCGCCCGCCGCGCCGCATGCCTGCTGAGCGGCCGCGTGCGCCCGGTAACGGATATCGAAGCTATCCAAAGCGAGTAG
- a CDS encoding MerR family transcriptional regulator, whose protein sequence is MMRISDLSRQSGVPVATIKFYLREQLLPPGEATGRNQATYFEEHLRRLQLIKVFTTIGQLDLTSVRRLLTAIDDESLPVTGLYETLNRVRVTTGDLTPDEGPAVATARQDVDRLIAGAGWRVRPDAATRSQLAIVLAAMRRLDCDASLSFFDDYVVAADRLARKEVSRLPLDGVQRAAALARGLLLEEAFAAIHRLAVEHHAERHFPDEPVDS, encoded by the coding sequence ATGATGCGCATATCCGATCTGAGCCGGCAGTCCGGCGTCCCCGTCGCCACGATCAAGTTCTATCTGCGCGAGCAGCTGCTGCCACCCGGCGAGGCGACCGGGCGCAACCAGGCCACCTACTTCGAGGAGCACCTGCGCCGGCTCCAGCTGATCAAGGTGTTCACCACGATCGGCCAGCTCGACCTGACCTCGGTGCGCCGCCTGCTGACCGCGATCGACGACGAGAGCCTGCCGGTCACCGGGCTCTACGAGACCCTCAACCGGGTCCGGGTCACCACCGGGGACCTGACCCCGGACGAGGGGCCGGCCGTGGCGACCGCCCGCCAGGACGTGGACCGTCTCATCGCGGGCGCCGGCTGGCGGGTGCGGCCGGACGCGGCCACCCGCTCGCAGCTGGCGATCGTGCTGGCCGCGATGCGCCGGCTCGACTGCGACGCCAGCCTGTCGTTCTTCGACGACTACGTGGTCGCCGCCGACCGGCTGGCCCGCAAGGAGGTGAGCCGGCTGCCGCTGGACGGCGTGCAGCGGGCCGCGGCGCTGGCCCGCGGGCTGCTGCTGGAGGAGGCGTTCGCGGCGATCCACCGGCTCGCCGTGGAGCACCACGCCGAGCGGCACTTCCCCGACGAGCCGGTGGATTCGTGA
- a CDS encoding TIGR03084 family metal-binding protein: protein MTDAAQVTAALAASGDEVDRMVAGLGPDGWATPTPAPGWTVAHQIAHLAATFRMAGLAAADPGAFGALAGTLSPDFDANVERALSQFVNDPPEVLLARWRQERATAGKALDALPPDQLVPWLVRPIPAATLAAAGMMELFGHGQDIADALGIERTHTDRLRYLVTFAVRTWDFGYLARGLPVPEQPFRFEITAPSGALWEFGPAGAAARITGPAADFCLLVTRRRHHRDLTVRADGAPAEQWLEIAQAYRGPAGEGRRPGQFA from the coding sequence ATGACCGACGCCGCGCAGGTGACAGCCGCCCTGGCGGCGTCCGGCGACGAGGTCGACCGGATGGTGGCCGGCCTGGGACCGGACGGCTGGGCCACGCCCACGCCGGCGCCCGGGTGGACCGTCGCCCACCAGATCGCGCATCTGGCGGCGACCTTCCGGATGGCCGGGCTGGCCGCCGCCGACCCGGGCGCGTTCGGCGCCCTGGCCGGCACGCTCTCCCCGGACTTCGACGCCAACGTCGAGCGGGCGCTGAGCCAGTTCGTCAACGACCCGCCGGAGGTGCTGCTGGCCCGCTGGCGCCAGGAGCGCGCCACGGCCGGCAAGGCGCTCGACGCGCTGCCGCCGGACCAGCTGGTGCCGTGGCTCGTCCGGCCCATCCCGGCCGCGACGCTCGCGGCGGCCGGGATGATGGAGCTGTTCGGGCACGGCCAGGACATCGCCGACGCGCTGGGTATCGAGCGCACGCACACCGACCGGCTGCGGTACCTGGTCACCTTCGCGGTGCGCACCTGGGACTTCGGCTACCTGGCGCGCGGGTTGCCGGTGCCCGAGCAGCCGTTCCGGTTCGAGATCACCGCGCCCTCGGGCGCGCTGTGGGAATTCGGCCCGGCCGGCGCCGCGGCCCGGATCACCGGGCCGGCCGCGGACTTCTGCCTGCTGGTCACCCGCCGCCGCCATCACCGGGACTTGACGGTACGCGCGGACGGCGCCCCGGCCGAGCAATGGCTGGAGATCGCCCAGGCCTACCGGGGTCCCGCCGGTGAGGGCCGTCGACCCGGGCAGTTCGCGTAG
- a CDS encoding SgcJ/EcaC family oxidoreductase — translation MTTTTEAAGAAAQLQAEIAAVPARMVRAWAAHDADAFADLFAEDGTLILPGVHRTGRAAIREYMADAYQGIYRGTTVTGSPIGIKPLGPGAVALLTEGGVLPPGQDELTSANAIRASWILVKRDDRWVLAVYQNCPRDPAGAPA, via the coding sequence ATGACCACTACTACCGAGGCGGCCGGCGCGGCCGCACAACTCCAGGCGGAGATCGCCGCGGTCCCGGCACGGATGGTGCGGGCCTGGGCCGCGCACGACGCCGACGCGTTCGCGGACCTGTTCGCCGAGGACGGCACGCTGATCCTGCCGGGTGTGCACCGCACCGGCCGGGCCGCGATCCGGGAGTACATGGCGGACGCCTACCAGGGGATCTACCGCGGCACCACGGTCACCGGTTCGCCGATCGGGATCAAGCCGCTCGGCCCCGGCGCGGTCGCGCTGCTCACCGAGGGTGGCGTGCTGCCGCCCGGGCAGGACGAGCTGACCTCGGCGAACGCCATCCGCGCCTCGTGGATCCTGGTCAAGCGCGACGACCGGTGGGTGCTGGCGGTCTATCAGAACTGCCCGCGCGACCCGGCGGGGGCACCGGCATGA
- a CDS encoding DUF5987 family protein, which produces MTLEAFADTIIPGERRWPGDRAVAGAATGGGAVASGALDLLVSVEGGMAGMLDTLAVGLDDQATEYARRTGLTLDPAVPPFVALSFADRTALTSELVAPAHPEQELWVALAMFSVMAWDTGAAEHTVDALAAGHPGLVQIGFTPPDADGLWRFPNFSYGRVLAKSHPDTTPTGDPA; this is translated from the coding sequence ATGACACTCGAGGCCTTCGCGGACACCATCATCCCGGGCGAGCGGCGCTGGCCGGGCGACCGGGCGGTCGCGGGCGCCGCGACCGGCGGCGGCGCGGTCGCCTCCGGCGCGCTGGACCTGCTGGTGTCCGTGGAGGGCGGCATGGCCGGCATGCTCGACACCCTGGCCGTCGGCCTCGACGACCAGGCCACCGAGTACGCGCGGCGGACCGGCCTGACCCTGGACCCGGCGGTGCCGCCCTTCGTGGCCCTGTCGTTCGCCGACCGCACCGCGCTGACCAGCGAGCTCGTCGCGCCGGCCCACCCGGAGCAGGAGCTGTGGGTGGCGCTGGCCATGTTCAGCGTGATGGCCTGGGACACCGGCGCCGCCGAGCACACCGTCGACGCGCTCGCCGCCGGGCATCCCGGTCTCGTCCAGATCGGGTTCACCCCGCCGGACGCCGACGGCCTCTGGCGCTTCCCGAACTTCTCGTACGGGCGCGTCCTCGCCAAGTCCCACCCCGACACCACCCCGACGGGAGATCCGGCATGA
- a CDS encoding GMC family oxidoreductase N-terminal domain-containing protein — translation MTTTDSTDVVIIGSGFGGSIPAYRLAAGGARVVVLERGPWLSGEDFDHDFKFGSSSSRAFEFTMGDGMNVLGGNCVGGGSVVYFAAMPRAPRFTFERQGSIGKRLWPSAVHRAALDPWYDAVAESLPITQNDWPDVTYSGGLWAAACNHAGRTANPVPAAIDKSKCTNCNWMMSGCRFDAKRSLLLNYIPAAVEHGAQIRPLHEVQYISRTPDNGYRVHFNTVDEVDYREVTGSGTIDAKIVIVAAGAVATPVILQRSEEALGAMPSAVGRHFSGNGERLNTAIVNEDKVREVLGLSRPDGKAYEAYQIGKGPVAASWDKLDGNLPEFSRHSLEQLYFPPGFGTILAQVPDATGPSWFGLEKKEILRRWQSWLTIFIMSEDDNEGVFGPPPPTGNGDRISQQLLSRGALRYRPTENTLAGWERADADVRDILERDGLSRVMPWTNDPIGAYTVHPLSSCRIGDDPETSALDDRHELRGHPGIFVTDGSSVPAGLTVNPAFTIAALAERAVPGIVEAAAARGVPVRYVDRPPAHATSSRIRIPLGV, via the coding sequence ATGACCACGACCGACAGCACCGACGTCGTCATCATCGGCAGCGGGTTCGGCGGCTCGATCCCGGCGTACCGGCTGGCCGCCGGCGGGGCCCGGGTGGTGGTCCTGGAACGCGGCCCGTGGCTCAGCGGCGAGGACTTCGACCACGACTTCAAGTTCGGCAGCTCCAGCAGCCGGGCCTTCGAGTTCACCATGGGCGACGGCATGAACGTGCTGGGCGGCAACTGCGTCGGCGGCGGCAGCGTCGTCTACTTCGCGGCCATGCCCCGGGCGCCGCGGTTCACCTTCGAACGCCAGGGCAGCATCGGCAAGCGCCTGTGGCCGTCGGCGGTCCACCGGGCCGCCCTCGACCCCTGGTACGACGCCGTCGCCGAGTCCCTGCCGATCACCCAGAACGACTGGCCGGACGTCACGTACTCGGGCGGTCTCTGGGCCGCGGCCTGCAACCACGCGGGCCGTACGGCGAACCCGGTGCCGGCCGCCATCGACAAGTCCAAGTGCACCAACTGCAACTGGATGATGTCCGGCTGCCGGTTCGACGCCAAGCGGTCGCTGCTGCTCAACTACATCCCGGCCGCGGTGGAGCACGGCGCGCAGATCCGGCCGCTGCACGAGGTGCAGTACATCTCGCGGACCCCGGACAACGGGTACCGGGTGCACTTCAACACCGTGGACGAGGTCGACTACCGGGAGGTGACCGGCAGCGGCACGATCGACGCGAAGATCGTCATCGTGGCGGCCGGCGCGGTGGCCACGCCGGTCATCCTGCAACGGTCCGAGGAGGCGCTGGGCGCGATGCCGTCCGCGGTGGGGCGGCACTTCTCCGGCAACGGCGAGCGGCTGAACACGGCGATCGTCAACGAGGACAAGGTCCGCGAGGTGCTCGGGCTCAGCCGGCCGGACGGCAAGGCGTACGAGGCCTATCAGATCGGCAAGGGCCCGGTCGCCGCGAGCTGGGACAAGCTCGACGGCAACCTGCCCGAGTTCAGCCGGCACTCGCTGGAGCAGCTGTACTTCCCGCCCGGCTTCGGCACCATCCTCGCCCAGGTGCCGGACGCGACCGGCCCCAGCTGGTTCGGCCTGGAGAAGAAGGAGATCCTGCGCCGCTGGCAGTCCTGGCTGACGATCTTCATCATGAGCGAGGACGACAACGAGGGCGTCTTCGGGCCGCCCCCGCCGACCGGCAACGGCGACCGGATCTCGCAGCAGCTGCTCAGCCGCGGCGCGCTGCGCTACCGGCCGACCGAGAACACTCTCGCCGGGTGGGAACGGGCCGACGCCGACGTCCGGGACATCCTGGAACGCGACGGCCTGTCCCGGGTGATGCCGTGGACCAACGACCCGATCGGGGCGTACACCGTGCACCCGCTCTCGTCCTGCCGGATCGGCGACGACCCGGAGACCTCGGCCCTGGACGACCGGCACGAGCTGCGCGGCCACCCGGGCATCTTCGTCACCGACGGCTCGTCCGTCCCGGCCGGCCTGACCGTCAACCCGGCCTTCACCATCGCCGCCCTGGCCGAACGCGCCGTCCCGGGCATCGTCGAGGCGGCCGCCGCCCGCGGGGTCCCGGTCCGCTACGTCGACCGCCCGCCGGCGCACGCCACCAGCAGCCGGATCCGGATTCCGCTCGGCGTCTGA
- a CDS encoding SCP2 sterol-binding domain-containing protein: MTIEANPRDFARQVHGASDAELEQLARESEGTSLLDGIFAGMPDVFRADRAAGVEAVVHWHVLGPGDAEGVYQVTISDGTCVTTPGTTGPARLTLRLDIANFLRMTTGNAAAWTLFLRGRLKARGDLGLARTFPQYFDVPKV, encoded by the coding sequence ATGACCATCGAGGCGAATCCGCGGGACTTCGCGCGGCAGGTGCACGGCGCGTCCGACGCCGAGCTGGAGCAGTTGGCGCGCGAGTCGGAGGGGACGTCGCTGCTGGACGGGATCTTCGCCGGGATGCCCGACGTGTTCCGGGCGGACCGGGCCGCCGGAGTGGAGGCGGTGGTGCACTGGCACGTGCTGGGGCCCGGCGACGCGGAGGGCGTCTACCAGGTGACGATCTCGGACGGCACGTGTGTGACGACGCCGGGGACGACCGGGCCGGCGCGGCTGACCCTGCGGCTGGACATCGCCAACTTCCTGCGGATGACCACCGGGAACGCGGCGGCGTGGACGCTGTTCCTGCGCGGGCGGCTGAAGGCGCGCGGTGACCTGGGTCTGGCCCGGACGTTCCCGCAGTACTTCGACGTGCCGAAGGTGTGA
- a CDS encoding GMC oxidoreductase, whose protein sequence is MTSRRTLLRAALLGVPAALLALDDGDHVPALVIGSGYGGAVAALRLTQAGIATAVVEMGMAWTTAGADGKVFCDMLDPDHRSYWLRTRTDQPVGYFLGIDANKSISRYTGVLDSEKFAGIRVYQGRGVGGGSLVNGGMAVVPQRDYFAQILPSVDVTSMYDTYFPRANAALGVNAIDTAWFETAACYRYARVSRDQAKASGYRTTFLNNVYDFGYMRQEQAGTVTRSALASEVIYGNNFGKRSLDKTYLAAAAATGRLTISAQHVVTAVAPASPAGYTVTMNQIDTAGRTVAVKTVRADRVFFAAGSVGTSKLLVAMRAQGQLPNLPAAVGQGWGNNGNVMVARAQHLWNTTGALESGMPAMGIDNWSDPAGPVFAEIAPFPAGTELWISLYLAITKNPNRAQFAYDVTTGSVGLSWQTAQNQPAVTAAKRLFDTINRAQATVYRSDLFGVNKVWGDDFTYHPLGGCVLDQATDNYGRLPGYPGLYVVDGSLIPGSTGVNPFVTITALAERNLEKILTTDVS, encoded by the coding sequence ATGACCAGTCGGCGCACCCTGCTGCGTGCCGCCCTGCTCGGCGTCCCGGCCGCCCTGCTCGCGCTCGACGACGGCGACCACGTCCCCGCCCTGGTCATCGGCAGCGGCTACGGCGGCGCGGTCGCCGCGCTGCGCCTGACCCAGGCCGGCATCGCCACCGCCGTCGTCGAGATGGGCATGGCGTGGACCACGGCCGGCGCGGACGGCAAGGTCTTCTGCGACATGCTCGACCCGGACCACCGGTCGTACTGGTTGCGCACCCGCACCGACCAGCCGGTCGGCTACTTCCTCGGCATCGACGCGAACAAGTCGATCAGCCGGTACACCGGGGTGCTGGACTCGGAGAAGTTCGCCGGCATCCGGGTCTACCAGGGCCGGGGCGTCGGCGGCGGCTCACTCGTCAACGGCGGCATGGCGGTGGTGCCCCAGCGCGACTACTTCGCCCAGATCCTGCCGTCGGTCGACGTCACCTCGATGTACGACACCTACTTCCCGCGCGCCAACGCGGCCCTCGGCGTCAACGCCATCGACACCGCCTGGTTCGAGACCGCCGCTTGCTACCGGTACGCCCGGGTCAGCCGCGACCAGGCCAAGGCGTCCGGTTATCGCACGACGTTCCTGAACAACGTGTACGACTTCGGTTACATGCGGCAGGAGCAGGCCGGCACGGTGACCCGGTCGGCGCTGGCCAGCGAGGTCATCTACGGCAACAACTTCGGCAAGCGGTCGCTGGACAAGACGTATCTGGCCGCCGCGGCCGCCACCGGACGGCTCACCATCAGCGCCCAGCACGTGGTCACCGCCGTCGCTCCGGCGTCGCCCGCCGGCTACACGGTGACGATGAACCAGATCGACACCGCGGGCCGCACGGTCGCCGTCAAGACCGTCCGGGCCGACCGGGTGTTCTTCGCCGCCGGCAGCGTCGGCACCAGCAAACTCCTGGTCGCGATGCGCGCACAGGGCCAGTTGCCGAACCTGCCGGCCGCGGTCGGGCAGGGCTGGGGCAACAACGGCAACGTCATGGTCGCCCGGGCCCAGCACCTCTGGAACACCACCGGCGCCCTGGAGTCCGGCATGCCCGCCATGGGCATCGACAACTGGTCCGACCCGGCCGGCCCGGTCTTCGCCGAGATAGCGCCGTTCCCGGCCGGCACCGAGCTGTGGATCAGTCTCTATCTGGCCATCACCAAAAACCCCAACAGAGCACAGTTCGCGTACGACGTGACGACCGGTTCCGTGGGCCTGAGCTGGCAGACCGCCCAGAACCAGCCGGCGGTCACCGCGGCGAAACGGCTCTTCGACACCATCAACAGGGCGCAGGCCACCGTTTACCGGAGCGACCTGTTCGGGGTGAACAAGGTCTGGGGCGACGACTTCACGTACCACCCGCTCGGCGGCTGCGTCCTCGACCAGGCCACCGACAACTACGGCCGGCTGCCGGGTTACCCGGGCCTCTACGTCGTCGACGGCTCCCTGATCCCGGGCAGCACCGGCGTCAACCCGTTCGTCACCATCACCGCCCTGGCCGAACGCAACCTGGAGAAGATCCTCACCACCGACGTCAGCTGA